Proteins from one Setaria italica strain Yugu1 chromosome V, Setaria_italica_v2.0, whole genome shotgun sequence genomic window:
- the LOC101778808 gene encoding probable transcription factor At3g04930, with translation MADDHHPLAAAASSSAGDDDEGTDTDASNSDLANHRDPPPLTDATSAPPTPPAAAASAPEPTGAVPPPPPPQPQSAGAAEDSRRLFQRLWTDEEELLILRGFLDFTARRGTTFASHQYDTGPFYEEIRRRLSFDFTKSQLIEKLRRLKKKYRVCAARVAAQGAAFAFRSAHEGAIYDVARHIWRPAFKRGEGAAAGDASDEDDINPAAAAAAAALPNATEDGGGGSASAPTPRGRGGRRVRRRTAQELEAPALPATSALVLNDVVQEPLAVPVENLTPAFAPPNPVQAPIVSPMAATPSPMTATAGGAAEEVVRTILSPLLREFISSVAVAGQAGLGLGLGMGFGGIGGFDILGLGFGAAGPNPAMPGDEKWRQQQILELEVYLKRIELVREQVTAALQELRSSEG, from the coding sequence ATGGCCGACGACCACcaccccctcgccgccgcggcctcctcctccgccggcgacgacgacgagggtaCGGACACCGACGCGTCCAACTCCGACCTCGCCAACCACCGGGACCCTCCGCCCCTCACCGACGCGACCTCGGCCCCGCCtacccctcccgccgccgccgcctccgcccccgagCCCACCGGCGcggttccgccgccgccgccgcctcagccgcAGAGCGCGGGCGCCGCAGAGGACTCTCGGCGGCTGTTCCAGCGGCTGtggacggacgaggaggagctccTCATCCTGCGCGGCTTCCTGGACTTCACGGCGCGCCGGGGCACCACGTTCGCGTCGCACCAGTACGACACGGGCCCCTTCTACGAGgagatccgccgccgcctctccttcGACTTCACCAAGAGCCAGCTCATCGAGAAGCTGCGCCGCCTCAAGAAGAAGTACCGCGTCTGCGCGGCGCGTGTGGCGGCGCAGGGCGCCGCGTTCGCGTTCCGGAGCGCGCACGAGGGCGCCATCTACGACGTCGCGCGCCACATCTGGCGCCCCGCGTTCAAGCGCGGGGaaggcgccgccgcgggcgacgCCTCCGACGAGGACGACATCAACcccgccgcggcagccgcggcggcggcattgcCTAATGCGACGGAGGATGGCGGTGGCGGGAGCGCGTCCGCGCCCACGCCGAGGGGCAGGGGAGGCCGGCGCGtgcggaggaggacggcgcagGAGCTGGAGGCGCCCGCATTGCCTGCCACGTCCGCGCTGGTGTTAAACGACGTGGTTCAGGAGCCGCTTGCTGTCCCTGTCGAGAATTTAACGCCGGCATTTGCACCGCCGAATCCGGTGCAAGCACCAATTGTCTCACCAATGGCGGCGACACCTTCGCCCATGACAGCTACTGCCGGTGGCGCTGCTGAAGAGGTTGTCCGGACCATCCTCTCGCCATTGCTGAGGGAGTTCATCAGCTCTGTCGCTGTTGCTGGCCAGGCTGGACTCGGATTGGGGTTGGGCATGGGATTTGGCGGCATTGGTGGCTTCGACATTCTTGGTCTTGGTTTTGGGGCTGCCGGCCCGAACCCTGCAATGCCCGGTGATGAGAAATGGAGGCAGCAGCAGATTCTGGAGCTTGAGGTTTATCTGAAGAGGATTGAGCTTGTCCGGGAGCAGGTGACCGCTGCTCTACAAGAGCTCAGGTCATCAGAAGGTTGA
- the LOC101778155 gene encoding uncharacterized protein LOC101778155, translating into MIFEYVDATIEKVGAKNIVQVVTDNASNNMAVKDLLFVKRPNKFWSLCATHTLNLMLEGIGKMKKFKSIIDQAKAVTIFIYAHHRTLSLMRKYTKKRDIVRPGATRFASSFLTLQSLYEKKDQLRIMSQCQCDEWEKLCGLTHMKKNSKVVLSTATMVKPAFWGGVGLCLRLFESLIKALHMVDSDIKPSLAFLYGDILKAKEEIMATIGNVDKAVNLNLYLGIMEIIDEKMKGRLDTPLHLAAYFLNPYFSFNDPSIFTNEHVMDGLISAIETFYHGGYDKQSQVLNAEMDKFKDTEGHFAKAVAKVGYKDYNFNPETKGQEEQQNGPPLATDATHAQGWMVEGGDDEIDVELVAGLTLKLTKEACGTEEVAKLHRSSRLAQMRNVDEDIIEEPEEEPLHDDDEEIEFESDQEDVVLVDGVGEQKGEEDD; encoded by the exons ATGATATTTGAGTATGTGGATGCAACTATTGAGAAAGTAGGTGCTAAGAATATTGTGCAAGTTGTTACTGACAACGCTTCAAACAACATGGCTGTGAAGGACTTGCTATTTGTGAAGAGACCCAACAAATTTTGGAGCTTATGTGCAACACACACCCTCAATTTGATGCTCGAAGGAATTGGAAAGATGAAGAAGTTCAAGAGCATAATTGATCAAGCAAAGGCAGTGACCATCTTTATCTATGCACACCATAGAACCTTGTCTTTGATGAGGAAATATACAAAGAAGAGAGATATTGTGAGGCCTGGTGCAACAAGATTTGCTTCCTCTTTCCTCACATTACAAAGCTTGTATGAGAAGAAGGATCAGCTAAGGATAATGTCTCAGTGTCAGTGTGATGAATGGGAGAAATTATGTGGTTTGACCCACATGAAGAAAAACAGTAAAGTTGTTTTGTCCACAGCTACAATGGTGAAACCTGCTTTTTGGGGTGGGGTTGGTCTTTGCTTGAGGTTGTTTGAGTCATTAATTAAAGCACTTCACATGGTTGACAGTGATATCAAGCCATCATTGGCCTTTCTTTATGGTGATATTCTGAAGGCAAAGGAGGAAATAATGGCAACCATTGGGAATGTTGATAAGGCTGTGAATCTGAATCTCTACCTTGGCATCATGGAGATCATTGATGAGAAGATGAAGGGTAGGCTGGACACTCCTTTGCACTTAGCTGCATATTTCTTGAATCCTTATTTTAGCTTCAATGATCCATCGATCTTCACAAATGAGCATGTCATGGATGGGCTGATCTCTGCTATTGAAACATTCTACCATGGTGGCTATGACAAGCAAAGTCAAGTGCTCAATGCGGAGATGGACAAGTTCAAAGATACGGAAGGCCACTTTGCAAAAGCTGTGGCAAAGGTTGGCTACAAGGATTATAATTTCAATCCAG AAACAAAAGGccaagaagaacaacaaaatGGACCACCTTTAGCAACTGATGCAACTCATGCTCAAGGTTGGATGGTTGAAGGTGGTGATGATGAAATAGATGTTGAACTTGTTGCGGGTCTGACCCTGAAATTGACTAAAGAGGCATGTGGGACTGAGGAGGTTGCAAAGCTTCATAGGAGCTCAAGGTTGGCTCAAATGAGAAATGTTGATGAAGATATCATTGAGGAACCTGAAGAAGAACCGctccatgatgatgatgaagagatcGAGTTTGAATCCGACCAAGAGGATGTTGTGCTAGTTGATGGAGTTGGTGAGCAGAAGGGGGAGGAGGATGATTAG
- the LOC101777871 gene encoding T-complex protein 1 subunit beta, producing MERVLKDDAVEEKGERARMASFIGAMAIADLVKTTLGPKGMDKILQSTGRGRSVTVTNDGATILKSLHIDNPAAKVLVDISKVQDDEVGDGTTSVVVLAGELLRESEKLVNMKIHPMTIIAGFRMAAECARNALLQRTIDNKENTDKFRADLMNIAMTTLSSKILSQDKEYFAELAVDAVLRLKGSTNLEAIQILKKPGGSLKDSFLDEGFILDKKIGIGQPKRIENAKILVANTAMDTDKVKIYGARVRVDSMSKVADIEAAEKQKMREKVQKIIGHGINCFVNRQLIYNFPEELFADAGILAIEHADFEGIERLALVTGGEIASTFDNPESVKLGHCKVIEEIMIGEDRLIHFSGVEMGQACTIVLRGASEHVLDEAERSLHDALCVLSQTVNDTRVLFGGGWPEMVMAKEVDELARKTPGKKSHAIDAFSRALQAIPTTIADNAGLDSAEMISQLRAEHHKENCTAGIDVITGTVGDMQKLGIQESFKVKQAILLSATEAAEMILRVDEIITCAPRRREDRM from the exons ATGGAGAGGGTGCTGAAGGATGACGCCGTCGAGGAGAAGGGCGAGCGCGCCCGGATG GCTTCTTTTATTGGAGCCATGGCGATTGCGGATTTGGTGAAGACCACACTGGGACCAAAGGGAATG GATAAGATCCTGCAATCAACTGGCAGAGGCAGGAGTGTTACTGTTACTAATGATGGGGCTACCATATTGAAGTCGCTTCACATTGACAATCCTGCTGCAAAGGTCCTTGTTG ACATATCAAAAGTTCAAGACGATGAAGTTGGTGATGGAACTACTTCTGTCGTTGTTTTGGCTGGAGAGCTGTTGAGGGAGTCTGAGAAGTTGGTTAACATGAAAATTCATCCCATGACTATTATCGCAG GTTTCAGAATGGCTGCTGAGTGTGCTAGAAATGCTTTGCTGCAAAGGACAATTGACAACAAAGAAAATACAG ATAAGTTCAGAGCTGATCTCATGAATATTGCTATGACTACCCTTAGTTCAAAAATCCTTTCCCAGGACAAGGAGTATTTTGCTGAACTTGCAGTTGATGCTGTCCTAAGGCTTAAG GGTAGCACCAACTTGGAAGCCATTCAAATTCTGAAGAAACCTGGAGGATCTCTTAAGGACTCCTTTTTGGATGAAGG GTTCATTCTTGACAAGAAAATTGGCATTGGGCAGCCGAAGCGAATTGAGAATGCCAAAATTTTGGTTGCAAACACTGCAATGGACACAGACAAAGTTAAGATCTATGGGGCACGTGTCCGGGTGGATTCGATGTCTAAGGTTGCAGATATTGAAGCTGCTGAAAAGCAGAAAATGAGAGAGAAGGTGCAGAAGATCATTGGTCATGGGATCAACTGTTTTGTCAACAGGCAATTAATCTATAACTTCCCTGAAGAACTCTTTGCTGATGCTGGCATACTCGCAATTGAGCATGCTGACTTTGAGGGCATTGAACGGCTAGCTCTCGTCACTGGTGGTGAGATTGCATCAACTTTTGATAATCCGGAGTCTGTTAAGCTTGGGCACTGCAAGGTTATTGAAGAGATTATGATTGGTGAGGATAGGCTAATTCATTTCTCTGGGGTTGAGATGGGGCAGGCCTGCACCATCGTCCTGAGGGGAGCAAG TGAGCATGTGCTTGATGAGGCTGAGAGGTCCTTGCATGATGCCCTATGCGTGCTGTCACAGACAGTAAACGACACCCGCGTCTTGTTTGGGGGTGGATGGCCTGAAATGGTGATGGCCAAAGAAGTCGATGAGCTTGCAAGGAAGACCCCTGGGAAGAAATCTCATGCTATCGATGCTTTCTCTCGTGCCCTGCAAGCCATCCCAACAACCATAGCTGACAATGCTGGTTTGGATAGTGCCGAGATGATCTCTCAGCTCCGAGCTGAGCACCACAAGGAGAACTGCACTGCTGGAATTGATGTCATCACGGGCACC GTTGGGGACATGCAGAAACTGGGAATTCAAGAGTCGTTCAAGGTGAAGCAGGCCATCCTTCTGTCCGCGACAGAGGCGGCGGAGATGATCCTCAGGGTCGACGAGATCATAACCTGTGCCCCGCGCAGAAGAGAGGACAGGATGTGA
- the LOC111257187 gene encoding heavy metal-associated isoprenylated plant protein 43-like translates to MSKKIVIKADLVGSKSKSEILAAVSKLQGIKSLDIDAEKCTLTVVGTVDPVCVVMRLKKKCFAASIVSVEDDKPKKKEPCKEACEKLCKEKCEKITCCKECKDKCEKECMYKCEKACEAWLGKGCCSCGRCKPSPAAGFYYDHRAVAPSYPYYHGYPSSYPYYACYEERSPDGACTIQ, encoded by the exons ATGTCTAAG AAGATAGTGATCAAAGCTGACCTCGTTGGCTCAAAATCCAAGAGTGAGATCCTGGCAGCTGTTTCCAAGCTCCAAGGCATCAAGTCACTGGACATCGACGCCGAGAAGTGCACGCTGACGGTGGTGGGAACCGTCGACCCGGTGTGCGTCGTGATGAGGCTCAAGAAGAAGTGCTTCGCGGCGTCCATCGTCAGCGTGGAGGACGACAAGCCCAAGAAGAAGGAGCCCTGCAAGGAGGCATGCGAGAAGCTCTGCAAGGAGAAGTGCGAGAAGATCACCTGCTGCAAGGAGTGCAAGGACAAGTGCGAGAAGGAGTGCATGTACAAGTGCGAGAAGGCCTGCGAGGCGTGGCTCGGGAAGGGCTGCTGCTCCTGCGGCCGCTGCaagccgagccccgccgccggcttctaCTACGATCACCGCGCAGTGGCCCCCAGCTACCCCTACTACCACGGGTACCCCAGCAGCTACCCCTACTACGCCTGCTATGAAGAGAGGTCACCTGATGGAGCATGCACCATCCAGTAG
- the LOC101779216 gene encoding heavy metal-associated isoprenylated plant protein 2, giving the protein MSKKIVIKADLVGNACMSDILSVVATLQGIKSMDIDADKCTLTVVGTADPVRIAQRLKKKCFAATIVSVADDKPKPPEPKKDTCKEVCEKLCKERCDKLSCCKECKDKCEKACKEGCESRCKAWLEGCSCSCSRCSPSTGFCYTPGYPYCGCGRGRGCGSWPGPFGC; this is encoded by the exons ATGTCGAAG AAGATAGTGATCAAGGCCGACCTCGTCGGCAACGCCTGCATGAGCGACATCCTGTCGGTGGTCGCGACGCTCCAGGGTATCAAGTCGATGGACATCGACGCCGACAAGTGCACGCTGACGGTGGTCGGCACCGCCGACCCGGTGCGCATCGCGCAGAGGCTCAAGAAGAAGTGCTTCGCCGCGACCATCGTCAGCGTGGCCGACGACAAGCCCAAGCCGCCGGAGCCGAAGAAGGACACCTGCAAGGAGGTGTGCGAGAAGCTCTGCAAGGAGAGGTGCGACAAGCTGTCCTGCTGCAAGGAGTGCAAGGACAAGTGCGAGAAGGCGTGCAAGGAGGGGTGCGAGAGCCGCTGCAAGGCGTGGCTCGAGGggtgctcctgctcctgcagcCGCTGCAGCCCGAGCACGGGCTTCTGCTACACGCCCGGCTACCCCTACtgcgggtgcgggcgcgggcgcggctgcGGCAGCTGGCCCGGGCCCTTTGGCTGCTAG